One genomic window of Prochlorococcus sp. MIT 0801 includes the following:
- a CDS encoding cation-translocating P-type ATPase, whose product MSNKKIAQSKNTILLDVDGMKCGSCVQAVEKILKNHPNINSASVNLVTKTAFLEIKDPNNPLYDVIQTLTSKGFPSRERPNQTILKDTELERNENQNLWNKWRQLIIAISLLILSGLGHLVEGQQISFPLIGSLPFHAALATFALFGPGKAILRAGLKSAIMLTPTMDTLVSLGVMSAYIASIIALIWPTVGWPCFFNEPVMLLGFVLLGRFLEERARVNTGTALKQLAKLQPETANLILDNDEIREIRIGALRPGEKIQLLAGDRIPVDGLVIKGNSAIDISSLTGESLPLEATPGVELPSGSLNLESTITLEVQRIGAETAIAKIISLVEEAQSRKAPIQGLADQVAGMFCYGVTTLALITFLFWWKIGTRIWPEVLEVSNTGFMHSHNLHDHLMNISQTPIGLSFQLSIAVLVVACPCALGLATPTVITVASGEAAKRGWLFKGGDVIEMASKISQIIFDKTGTLTIGRPLVVGYWNNKESERNFMLKLAASIEQESRHPLAQAIIQEAHKKEIKLEKVSRSSTYPGKGLAGKLNNLEGLIRVGTPEWIKSEGIEWNEMIENNFKLSKTKAQSIVAVALDKKLLGFFLIEDQIRKDAFLSINKLRSRGFSLSLFSGDRDSAVLSIGEKLGFSANQIRWQMLPSDKLNKLNLLKNNGLVAMIGDGINDAPALAAADLGVAIGTGTQIAQDSADLVLLGENLESLPNALNLSKQAMLKIKQNLAWAFGYNLIALPIAAGLLLPSSGLLLSPPLAALLMALSSISVVLNALSLKSK is encoded by the coding sequence TTGAGCAACAAAAAGATTGCCCAAAGCAAAAATACAATTCTGCTGGATGTAGATGGAATGAAATGCGGAAGTTGCGTACAGGCAGTTGAAAAAATACTTAAAAACCACCCAAACATAAATAGTGCAAGCGTTAATTTAGTTACAAAAACGGCTTTTTTAGAAATTAAAGATCCTAATAATCCCCTTTACGATGTAATACAAACTCTTACCTCCAAGGGTTTTCCATCCAGGGAAAGACCTAATCAAACAATTTTAAAAGATACAGAGTTAGAGAGAAACGAAAATCAAAATTTATGGAATAAATGGCGACAACTAATAATTGCTATTTCATTATTAATCCTTTCAGGGTTGGGACATTTAGTAGAGGGTCAACAAATATCTTTTCCACTTATTGGTTCATTACCTTTTCATGCTGCACTTGCAACATTTGCTTTATTTGGACCGGGTAAAGCGATCCTAAGAGCAGGACTAAAGTCCGCAATCATGCTTACGCCGACTATGGATACCTTAGTTAGTCTTGGTGTGATGAGTGCTTACATAGCAAGCATAATTGCTTTAATTTGGCCGACAGTTGGCTGGCCATGTTTTTTCAATGAACCGGTTATGCTGCTTGGATTTGTTCTATTGGGACGTTTTTTAGAGGAAAGAGCACGAGTCAACACTGGCACAGCGTTAAAACAATTAGCAAAATTACAACCCGAAACAGCCAATCTAATCTTAGACAATGACGAAATTCGTGAAATTAGAATAGGTGCTCTAAGACCAGGAGAAAAAATTCAATTATTAGCTGGGGATAGAATCCCAGTAGATGGCTTAGTTATAAAAGGAAATTCGGCAATAGATATATCTAGTTTAACTGGCGAGTCTTTACCGCTAGAAGCAACACCAGGGGTCGAGCTGCCCTCAGGCAGCCTAAATTTAGAGTCAACAATTACTTTAGAAGTTCAAAGAATTGGAGCTGAAACGGCAATAGCTAAAATAATAAGTTTAGTTGAAGAAGCCCAATCTAGAAAAGCACCAATTCAGGGATTAGCAGACCAGGTGGCAGGTATGTTCTGCTATGGGGTAACAACTCTTGCTTTAATAACTTTTCTTTTTTGGTGGAAAATAGGGACGAGGATATGGCCAGAAGTTTTAGAAGTATCTAATACAGGTTTCATGCATAGCCATAACTTGCATGATCATTTAATGAATATATCTCAAACACCTATTGGACTCTCGTTTCAATTGTCAATAGCTGTTTTAGTTGTGGCCTGTCCATGTGCACTAGGACTTGCCACGCCAACGGTAATAACAGTTGCCTCTGGGGAAGCTGCTAAACGAGGATGGCTGTTCAAGGGTGGAGATGTCATAGAAATGGCATCAAAAATAAGTCAAATTATTTTTGATAAAACAGGTACTCTCACGATTGGAAGGCCTTTAGTTGTTGGCTACTGGAATAACAAGGAGTCAGAAAGAAATTTCATGCTCAAATTGGCGGCAAGCATTGAACAAGAAAGTCGGCATCCGCTGGCCCAAGCAATTATTCAAGAAGCACATAAAAAAGAAATCAAACTAGAAAAAGTGTCAAGGTCATCCACGTATCCAGGTAAAGGCTTAGCTGGCAAACTTAATAATTTAGAAGGACTCATAAGAGTCGGCACTCCGGAATGGATCAAAAGCGAAGGAATTGAATGGAATGAAATGATTGAAAATAATTTCAAGCTTTCAAAAACAAAAGCTCAATCTATAGTTGCAGTTGCTTTGGATAAAAAATTATTAGGTTTTTTCTTGATTGAAGACCAAATAAGAAAAGATGCTTTTCTTTCAATTAATAAATTACGCTCAAGAGGTTTTTCATTAAGTTTGTTTAGTGGTGATAGAGATTCAGCCGTTTTATCTATAGGGGAAAAATTGGGATTTAGTGCAAATCAAATTAGATGGCAAATGTTACCCTCAGACAAGCTTAATAAGTTGAACTTATTAAAGAATAATGGTTTAGTCGCGATGATCGGTGATGGAATTAATGATGCTCCAGCTCTTGCCGCTGCAGACTTGGGAGTAGCGATAGGAACCGGAACTCAAATCGCTCAAGATTCTGCTGATCTTGTTCTACTTGGAGAAAACTTGGAATCTCTTCCAAATGCTTTAAATCTATCCAAGCAAGCAATGCTCAAAATAAAACAAAACCTTGCATGGGCATTTGGATACAACTTAATTGCTTTACCAATTGCTGCAGGATTACTTTTACCGTCTTCTGGCTTATTACTATCTCCTCCCTTAGCGGCTTTACTTATGGCTTTGAGCTCTATAAGTGTTGTACTTAATGCTTTATCTTTGAAGTCAAAATGA
- a CDS encoding response regulator transcription factor, which produces MKPCILLIEDDQDMRDLVAGHLEHTGFDVQKAEDGIKGQALALQYAPDLILLDLMLPKVDGLTLCQRLRRDERTSAIPILMITALGGIKDKVTGFNSGADDYITKPFELEELQVRIKALLRRTNRAPLGSNNQQEILNYGPLTLVPERFEAIWFESPVRLTHLEFELLHCLMQRHGQTVAPSLILKEVWGYEPDDDIETIRVHVRHLRTKLEPDPRKPKFIKTVYGAGYCLELPTGEKIREIQPLITQARENNSLKNNKDERVIA; this is translated from the coding sequence ATGAAGCCTTGCATTTTACTCATTGAAGACGACCAAGACATGAGAGATCTGGTTGCAGGGCATCTTGAGCACACTGGTTTTGATGTCCAAAAAGCTGAGGACGGAATCAAGGGTCAAGCTCTCGCTTTGCAATACGCTCCTGATTTAATTCTTCTTGATTTGATGCTTCCTAAAGTTGATGGTTTAACTCTTTGTCAGCGTTTAAGAAGAGATGAGAGAACATCCGCAATACCTATTCTTATGATTACAGCTTTAGGTGGAATCAAAGACAAAGTTACGGGTTTTAATTCTGGTGCAGATGATTACATCACAAAACCATTTGAACTCGAGGAATTACAAGTAAGGATAAAGGCGTTATTAAGAAGAACTAATCGAGCACCATTAGGAAGTAATAATCAGCAAGAAATACTCAATTACGGCCCTCTTACACTTGTTCCTGAAAGATTTGAGGCGATATGGTTCGAATCTCCAGTTCGTTTGACTCATTTAGAATTTGAATTGCTCCATTGTTTAATGCAAAGGCATGGTCAGACAGTTGCCCCTTCATTAATCCTAAAAGAAGTGTGGGGTTACGAGCCTGACGATGATATTGAGACTATTAGAGTCCATGTAAGACATTTAAGAACCAAGCTTGAACCTGACCCAAGAAAACCAAAATTCATCAAAACTGTTTATGGTGCTGGATATTGCTTGGAGTTACCAACAGGGGAAAAAATAAGGGAAATTCAACCATTAATAACTCAGGCGAGAGAAAATAACTCTTTAAAAAATAATAAGGATGAAAGAGTGATTGCTTAA
- a CDS encoding ABC transporter ATP-binding protein → MERTNSSGYLEFDQVSFSWPNGVKVIDQCSFSIVKPGLWMLVGENGSGKSTLFRLINGGIRPKSGKIFCSLSPTMVYQNPDHQLLMPTCKSELMLSVPKTIPKTNLLDLIHSALEKVDLCEMLDRPIHTLSGGQKQRLALAGAIVSNSNLLLLDEPTALLDPQSQNSVLKVMKKLTSSSADPITAIWVTHRLEELYFCDGAAILKNGAISSWNSGSKVFQEIKSLALR, encoded by the coding sequence TTGGAACGAACCAATTCGTCTGGCTATTTGGAATTTGATCAAGTCTCTTTTTCTTGGCCCAATGGAGTCAAAGTCATAGATCAATGCTCTTTTTCAATTGTAAAACCTGGTTTGTGGATGCTGGTTGGTGAAAACGGAAGCGGTAAAAGCACCTTGTTTCGCTTGATAAATGGAGGGATTCGACCTAAGAGCGGAAAAATTTTCTGTTCTCTCAGCCCAACAATGGTTTATCAAAATCCAGATCACCAATTGCTTATGCCAACATGTAAAAGTGAGTTGATGCTTAGCGTTCCTAAAACCATTCCCAAAACTAATCTATTGGACTTAATTCATTCTGCTCTTGAAAAAGTGGACTTGTGTGAAATGTTGGATAGGCCTATTCATACTTTAAGTGGTGGCCAAAAGCAGCGTTTAGCTCTTGCTGGAGCAATTGTTAGCAATTCAAATTTACTTTTACTTGATGAGCCCACAGCTCTATTGGACCCTCAAAGTCAAAATTCAGTTTTGAAAGTTATGAAAAAATTGACAAGTTCCTCTGCTGATCCAATTACAGCAATATGGGTTACTCATCGATTGGAAGAATTATATTTTTGTGATGGAGCGGCAATTCTTAAAAATGGAGCTATCAGCAGTTGGAATTCTGGTTCAAAAGTGTTCCAAGAAATAAAATCACTTGCCCTTAGGTAG
- a CDS encoding J domain-containing protein, translating into MRNDPYQILKVHPSAKLEEIKKAYRKLVKIHHPDKGGDSAVMLEINSAWEILKKKHKDLNFKKINNSKVYRQDEYKRETNNYSNSEDLKKWFQNIYLPIDKLLGQIINPLGSKIRDLSADPYDEILMDSFCLYLEQSKNKITKIKKIYTSFACPSIIRDFSLDLYHCLSHVEDGINELERYTMGYVDNYLYDGKAMIALAKRKRKFLQSNKKEWLIL; encoded by the coding sequence ATGAGAAACGACCCATATCAAATATTGAAAGTTCATCCCAGCGCAAAACTTGAAGAGATTAAAAAAGCATATAGGAAACTTGTAAAAATACATCACCCAGACAAAGGAGGAGATTCAGCAGTAATGCTCGAAATAAACTCAGCATGGGAAATATTAAAGAAAAAACATAAAGATCTAAATTTCAAAAAAATTAATAACTCAAAAGTTTATAGGCAGGATGAATACAAAAGAGAAACTAATAATTACTCTAATTCTGAAGATTTAAAAAAATGGTTTCAGAATATATACCTCCCTATTGATAAATTATTAGGACAAATAATTAATCCTTTAGGTTCAAAAATAAGAGATTTATCAGCTGATCCTTATGATGAAATATTAATGGATTCCTTCTGTCTATATCTAGAGCAAAGTAAAAATAAAATAACTAAGATAAAAAAAATTTATACATCCTTTGCTTGTCCCTCAATCATAAGAGATTTCAGCTTAGATCTATATCATTGTTTATCTCATGTTGAGGATGGTATTAATGAATTAGAGCGTTATACAATGGGTTATGTAGACAATTATCTTTATGACGGTAAGGCAATGATTGCTCTTGCTAAGAGAAAACGAAAATTTTTACAAAGCAATAAAAAAGAATGGCTTATACTATAG
- a CDS encoding photosystem I assembly protein Ycf3: MPRSQNKDNFLDKAFTKMAEGIVKVMPIDSKEKEAYLYYRKGLAAQNDGDYSEALEYYEESLKLEDNQVDRGETLKNMAIIYMSNGDEERALNTYKKALGQNPKQPSCLKNMGLIYEKRGRMAQRNGNQDECDIWFDQAAEVWSKAVRLYPGGYLDIENWLKTTGRGNVDVYL, translated from the coding sequence GTGCCTAGAAGTCAAAACAAAGACAATTTTCTTGATAAGGCCTTCACGAAGATGGCTGAGGGAATAGTGAAAGTGATGCCAATCGACTCCAAAGAAAAAGAAGCCTATCTTTATTACAGAAAAGGTTTGGCAGCTCAAAATGATGGAGATTACTCAGAGGCTCTGGAGTATTACGAAGAGAGCTTAAAACTTGAGGACAATCAAGTTGATAGAGGAGAGACATTAAAAAACATGGCAATAATTTATATGAGTAATGGAGATGAAGAGAGAGCTCTAAATACATATAAAAAAGCTTTGGGACAAAATCCCAAACAGCCATCTTGCTTAAAAAATATGGGATTAATCTATGAAAAAAGAGGAAGAATGGCTCAAAGAAATGGTAATCAAGATGAGTGTGATATCTGGTTCGATCAAGCAGCTGAAGTTTGGAGTAAAGCTGTTCGTTTATACCCTGGAGGATATTTAGATATAGAAAATTGGCTGAAGACTACTGGCAGAGGAAATGTTGATGTTTATTTATAA
- a CDS encoding glycosyltransferase family 39 protein, giving the protein MTESISHNCKPPILWIFLFWTIACGIAIVSLGNLPLRDFDEATVARVALELNQKSGLERLLPSIWDKPYLNKPPGLHWIISFAIGISRNFQNNFDFLPSEFCIRFFPALFSTFVIPLGGLIQWNLRPKDRIACLTTSAILLTLLPIIRYGRMAMLDGTQLSAIALLWFCLSSIKNNRSTKFNFLGAGFACSFMLLLKAPVIIPALFASLLPLIWEYKSKNYSNNLSWAWFFYGLIPGFAWHLWNFVSYGSGAFWLWWGDGAGRVLFEKGSGSELGVLVPIIEIFEGGWPWILVWPIGFLWACFSLNTRWGVWAFSTQIIIAGSILPLKMQLPWYIHPFWLPFALVCGPPVSWLIQREENGYFFTKKILRKIPYILSLIGLCLFAFSLLIKLKILNVGEGYFYAIFFISLAWFFGGLSLSNSRKNIRKMGFIGLIFGSIIGLFFFVSSKFWLWEINENWDVRPVAEFIHDFPNQKIFIRNSFERPSLNWYSGKQIKSFDEENKSKCKVIKKTNDWDLYTCND; this is encoded by the coding sequence TTGACCGAGAGCATTTCCCATAACTGTAAGCCTCCAATTTTATGGATTTTTCTTTTTTGGACCATAGCTTGCGGAATTGCAATTGTCTCTCTGGGAAATTTGCCTTTAAGAGATTTTGATGAAGCAACTGTTGCAAGAGTTGCATTGGAATTAAACCAAAAAAGTGGACTTGAGCGATTGCTTCCTTCTATCTGGGATAAGCCTTATTTGAATAAACCTCCTGGATTACATTGGATAATCTCTTTTGCAATTGGAATAAGTCGAAATTTCCAAAATAATTTTGATTTTTTACCCTCGGAGTTTTGTATAAGATTTTTTCCAGCACTTTTTTCGACTTTTGTTATTCCATTGGGTGGTCTGATTCAGTGGAACTTGCGCCCTAAAGATCGAATAGCATGTTTAACCACATCAGCAATTTTATTGACTTTATTGCCAATTATTAGATACGGGCGAATGGCAATGTTAGATGGTACTCAGCTTAGTGCCATTGCACTTTTATGGTTTTGCTTGTCATCTATAAAAAATAATAGGTCTACTAAATTTAATTTTTTAGGAGCTGGATTTGCCTGCAGTTTCATGCTTTTACTTAAAGCCCCTGTAATTATCCCTGCACTATTTGCATCTTTGTTACCTTTGATTTGGGAATATAAATCAAAAAATTATTCAAATAATCTTTCATGGGCCTGGTTCTTCTATGGATTAATTCCTGGTTTTGCTTGGCATTTATGGAATTTCGTTTCCTATGGTTCAGGAGCTTTCTGGTTGTGGTGGGGAGATGGAGCAGGAAGAGTTTTATTTGAAAAAGGCTCAGGTAGTGAGCTAGGAGTTTTGGTACCAATAATTGAAATATTTGAAGGGGGATGGCCTTGGATTCTTGTATGGCCAATTGGTTTTTTGTGGGCATGCTTTAGCCTTAATACTCGTTGGGGAGTTTGGGCTTTTAGTACTCAGATAATTATTGCAGGAAGTATTTTACCTCTAAAGATGCAACTTCCTTGGTATATACATCCATTTTGGTTGCCTTTTGCTTTGGTCTGCGGCCCCCCCGTCTCTTGGTTAATTCAAAGAGAAGAGAATGGTTATTTTTTCACTAAAAAAATATTAAGAAAGATTCCGTACATACTTTCTTTGATTGGACTATGCTTATTTGCTTTTTCTTTATTAATTAAGTTAAAGATTCTCAACGTTGGAGAAGGTTACTTTTATGCAATTTTTTTTATTAGTTTAGCTTGGTTTTTTGGGGGATTATCATTATCTAATTCAAGAAAGAATATTAGAAAGATGGGTTTTATTGGTTTGATTTTTGGAAGCATAATAGGTTTATTCTTTTTTGTGAGTTCTAAATTTTGGTTATGGGAAATAAATGAAAACTGGGATGTAAGACCTGTAGCTGAATTTATACATGACTTTCCTAATCAAAAAATTTTTATTAGAAATAGCTTTGAGCGTCCAAGTTTAAATTGGTATTCAGGAAAACAAATCAAAAGTTTCGACGAAGAAAATAAAAGTAAATGCAAAGTAATTAAGAAAACTAATGATTGGGATCTATATACATGTAATGATTAA
- a CDS encoding DNA polymerase III subunit delta', with translation MDDFKNIYGQELAIKILKSAISKEHISQAYLFSGPEGVGRKKTAKIFIKAILDKNQEKESTKRRINSNNHPDLLWVEPSYIVQGQSISQTKARLDGINMKSPPQIRLNQIKEIIEFLGKKPFESERSIVIIEDIERINESASNALLKTLEETYKGLFILITQRPEKLLSTIRSRCQIVPFIRLDDYQLKKIIEKSEVVQKTDDIPSDKIRELINFSYGSPGRSIVNLQFWLSFSTPLRQKLEIKLNNPIELLKLAKEITDELDIEQQLWLIDFQQNRAWIKEKNSSIVIQLEELRKQLLKFVQPRLAWEVTLLEINLLD, from the coding sequence ATGGACGATTTTAAAAATATATATGGGCAAGAGTTAGCAATTAAAATTTTAAAATCTGCTATTTCAAAAGAACATATTTCTCAAGCTTATTTATTTTCTGGTCCAGAGGGAGTTGGAAGAAAAAAAACTGCTAAAATATTCATCAAAGCTATTCTTGACAAAAATCAAGAAAAAGAAAGTACAAAAAGAAGAATAAATAGTAATAATCATCCTGACTTATTATGGGTCGAGCCATCTTACATAGTCCAAGGTCAAAGTATTTCTCAGACAAAAGCAAGGTTAGATGGTATCAATATGAAGTCGCCTCCGCAAATAAGACTAAATCAAATTAAAGAAATAATAGAATTTCTAGGGAAAAAGCCATTTGAATCAGAAAGAAGCATAGTAATAATTGAAGATATTGAAAGAATAAATGAATCTGCATCAAATGCATTATTAAAAACTCTTGAAGAGACATATAAAGGATTATTTATTCTTATCACTCAAAGACCAGAGAAATTATTATCAACCATTAGATCCAGATGTCAAATAGTTCCATTTATACGCCTGGATGATTATCAATTAAAGAAAATTATTGAGAAATCAGAAGTTGTTCAAAAAACAGATGATATTCCTAGTGACAAAATTAGAGAATTAATCAATTTTTCATATGGATCTCCTGGACGCAGTATCGTAAATCTTCAATTTTGGTTATCCTTTTCAACTCCATTAAGACAAAAGTTAGAAATCAAATTAAATAATCCAATTGAGTTATTGAAATTAGCCAAGGAAATCACTGATGAACTTGACATAGAGCAACAACTATGGCTTATTGATTTTCAACAAAATAGGGCTTGGATAAAAGAAAAAAATTCCAGTATTGTCATACAACTTGAAGAACTGAGAAAACAATTATTGAAATTTGTTCAACCTAGACTTGCTTGGGAAGTAACTTTATTAGAAATAAATTTGCTTGATTAA
- a CDS encoding NAD(P)H-quinone oxidoreductase subunit O codes for MSEQTGKIDDSQSPPKVQKKLRKGDLIKVDREKYSNSLESKASDTSLPEYIFQGPGEVLLIKGDYCQVRWRRPVPDVWINSDHIVSY; via the coding sequence AACAAACCGGAAAAATAGATGATTCACAATCACCTCCAAAGGTACAAAAGAAACTCAGAAAAGGAGATCTTATAAAAGTTGATCGTGAAAAATATTCTAATAGCTTAGAATCTAAGGCGAGCGACACTAGTTTACCTGAATATATATTTCAAGGGCCCGGAGAAGTCTTATTGATTAAAGGTGATTACTGTCAAGTCAGATGGAGAAGACCAGTCCCTGATGTTTGGATAAATTCTGATCATATAGTCTCATATTAA
- the tmk gene encoding dTMP kinase, with translation MKGKFIVFEGIDGSGKTTQINQLSKWLISTNLIPENNKLVITREPGGTKLGKSIRSLLLDTSIEKSPDSITELLLYAADRSQHINEIIRPTLDRGDWLISDRFCGSTLAYQGYGRKLDINLIKDLEAISTQGIAPDITFLLDIPIEESIRRRINRKDDRIEKEGREFLSNVSLGFQALSEDSNWKKISAINSKEIIMSEIKSEIKKLIKDK, from the coding sequence ATGAAAGGAAAGTTTATTGTTTTTGAAGGTATTGATGGCTCAGGCAAAACTACTCAAATCAATCAATTATCCAAATGGCTTATTAGTACCAACCTCATACCTGAAAACAATAAATTAGTTATCACTAGAGAGCCAGGAGGAACTAAATTAGGAAAATCAATAAGATCGCTTCTACTAGATACTTCTATAGAAAAAAGTCCAGATTCTATTACTGAGCTTTTGCTTTATGCCGCAGATAGATCACAACATATAAATGAAATTATTCGCCCAACTTTGGATAGAGGGGATTGGTTAATAAGCGATAGATTTTGTGGATCAACACTTGCGTATCAAGGTTATGGAAGGAAGTTAGATATCAATTTAATTAAAGATCTCGAAGCCATATCCACACAGGGCATTGCTCCAGATATTACATTTCTATTAGACATACCTATTGAAGAAAGTATAAGAAGAAGAATAAATAGAAAAGATGATCGCATAGAAAAAGAAGGTAGAGAGTTTTTATCAAATGTTTCTCTAGGCTTTCAAGCATTGTCCGAGGACAGTAACTGGAAAAAAATATCTGCTATTAACTCTAAAGAAATTATCATGTCCGAGATTAAATCTGAGATCAAGAAATTAATAAAAGACAAATAA
- the cysK gene encoding cysteine synthase A, which produces MPIANDITSLVGQTPLVKLNRLPNEFNCRSEIIAKLESFNPTASVKDRIAGAMVKSAEKEGTIKPGHTVLIEPTSGNTGIALAMVAAAKGYRLILTMPDTMSTERRSMLRAFGAELQLTPGKEGIQGAIQLAKELVVSIPNAYLLQQFDNLSNPEIHEKTTAEEIWEDCEGKLDALIAGVGTGGTITGCARFLKQKNPKIKVFAVEPSSSPVLSGGNPGSHAIQGIGAGFIPNVLDMNQIDEIIRINDNEAMDIGRRLAKEEGLLSGVSSGAAVAAALKVGNQPEFAHKRLVVILPSFGERYLSTTMFTGIPANPVKGKEYL; this is translated from the coding sequence ATGCCAATTGCTAATGACATAACATCTTTAGTTGGCCAAACACCTTTGGTCAAACTGAATCGATTACCTAATGAATTTAATTGTAGATCAGAGATCATCGCAAAATTAGAAAGTTTCAACCCAACAGCATCCGTAAAAGACCGAATAGCTGGCGCAATGGTGAAATCAGCGGAAAAGGAGGGAACAATCAAACCAGGACATACTGTACTGATTGAACCAACTAGCGGGAACACAGGAATTGCATTAGCCATGGTTGCGGCAGCAAAAGGTTATCGGCTCATACTTACAATGCCTGACACAATGAGTACTGAAAGACGCTCAATGTTAAGAGCTTTTGGAGCAGAGCTTCAACTAACCCCTGGCAAAGAAGGAATCCAAGGCGCCATTCAGCTCGCAAAGGAATTGGTAGTTTCTATACCTAATGCATATTTGCTTCAGCAATTCGATAATTTATCCAATCCTGAAATTCATGAAAAAACGACCGCTGAAGAAATTTGGGAAGATTGCGAAGGCAAACTTGATGCATTAATTGCAGGAGTAGGAACAGGGGGAACAATCACAGGTTGTGCAAGATTTTTAAAACAAAAAAATCCAAAAATAAAAGTTTTTGCGGTAGAACCTTCATCCAGCCCAGTTCTGTCAGGAGGGAATCCTGGATCTCATGCGATACAAGGCATTGGTGCTGGTTTCATTCCTAACGTATTAGATATGAATCAAATTGATGAAATCATAAGAATCAATGATAATGAAGCAATGGACATAGGAAGAAGACTTGCCAAAGAAGAGGGATTACTTAGTGGTGTCAGCAGTGGTGCTGCAGTCGCCGCTGCTTTAAAAGTAGGAAATCAACCTGAGTTTGCTCATAAGCGATTGGTTGTTATCCTTCCTAGCTTTGGTGAAAGATATCTATCAACAACAATGTTTACTGGCATCCCCGCAAACCCAGTAAAAGGGAAAGAGTACCTCTAA